From the Tripterygium wilfordii isolate XIE 37 chromosome 6, ASM1340144v1, whole genome shotgun sequence genome, one window contains:
- the LOC120000487 gene encoding equilibrative nucleotide transporter 1-like, whose translation MALSGAQNEEMDSESSVLLLSAAANPTIPPQKIPNDSFHFAYIIYFTMGLGFLLPWNAFITAIDYFSYLYPDVSVDRIFAVSYMLVCLVCLLIIVYYAHKSDAYVRINIGLVLFVVSLLVIPVMDAVYIKGRVGLYDGFYVSVGAVTLSGVADALVQGGLIGSAGELPERYMQAVVAGTAGSGVLVSFLRIVTKSVYAQDASGLRKSANLYFSVGIVVMVICVIFHNVGHKLPVIRYYTDLKNQAVNIEKEERGLTGSVWRSTLLETAGRVKWYGFGVLIIYVVTLSIFPGYITEDVHSEVLKDWYPILLITGYNVFDLVGKSLTAVYMLENAKVAIGGCIARLLFFPLFLGCLHGPKFFRTEIPVTILTCLLGLTNGYLTSVLMILAPKVVSLQHAEIAGIVIVLFMVVGLAVGSILSWFWVI comes from the exons ATGGCGCTCTCGGGCGCCCAAAATGAAGAAATGGATTCGGAGTCCTCCGTCCTCCTCCTTTCCGCCGCAGCCAACCCCACGATTCCCCCCCAAAAGATCCCCAATGACAGCTTCCATTTTGCCTACATCATCTACTTCACCATGGGCCTGGGCTTTCTCCTCCCATGGAACGCCTTCATCACCGCCATCGATTACTTCTCTTACCTCTACCCGGACGTTTCAGTTGACCGCATCTTCGCCGTCTCTTACATGCTAGTCTGCCTAGTTTGCCTCCTTATCATTGTCTACTATGCTCACAAATCGGACGCCTATGTGCGGATCAACATTGGATTGGTCCTATTCGTGGTGTCTCTGCTGGTAATCCCAGTCATGGACGCCGTTTATATCAAGGGCCGGGTCGGATTGTATGACGGATTCTATGTGTCGGTCGGGGCAGTCACGCTTTCCGGTGTGGCGGACGCTCTTGTTCAGGGTGGGCTAATTGGTTCCGCGGGCGAGTTGCCTGAGCGGTATATGCAAGCTGTCGTTGCAGGCACTGCGGGTTCTG GGGTTCTTGTTTCATTTCTAAGGATTGTAACTAAATCGGTATATGCTCAAGATGCCAGTGGCCTGAGAAAAAGTGCAAATCTTTACTTTTCTGTTGGGATTGTGGTTATGGTAATTTGTGTGATATTTCACAATGTTGGGCATAAACTTCCAGTGATTAGGTACTACACAGATTTGAAAAATCAAGCTGTaaatatagagaaagaggagagaggatTGACTGGATCTGTGTGGAGATCAACCTTATTGGAAACTGCGGGGAGGGTTAAATGGTATGGCTTTGGGGTACTCATTATCTACGTTGTGACACTGTCGATATTTCCGGGATATATTACAGAGGATGTCCACTCTGAGGTTCTGAAGGATTGGTACCCAATTCTCCTTATCACTGGCTACAATGTGTTCGACCTTGTTGGCAAGTCGTTAACTGCAGTATACATGCTAGAAAATGCAAAAGTAGCAATTGGTGGTTGTATTGCAAGACTTCTGTTTTTCCCTCTTTTCTTGGGGTGCTTGCATGGTCCCAAATTCTTCCGAACAGAGATTCCGGTCACTATCTTGACTTGCCTTTTAGGCCTAACTAACGGCTACTTGACAAGTGTTCTGATGATCTTGGCTCCTAAAGTTGTCTCACTACAACATGCGGAGATTGCAGGGATTGTGATCGTGTTGTTTATGGTAGTTGGACTGGCTGTTGGGTCCATTTTATCTTGGTTTTGGGTTATCTGA